The Mytilus edulis chromosome 12, xbMytEdul2.2, whole genome shotgun sequence genome contains a region encoding:
- the LOC139497584 gene encoding adhesive plaque matrix protein 2-like: protein MKKREEKKKRKREVKKKEGNKERKISPCHVGPCQNNGTCSESGSTYSCACPLGYYGTDCEFSPCHVGPCQNNGTCSVSGSTYSCACPLGYYGTDCEFSPCHVGPCQNDGTCSVSGSTYSCACTPGYYGTDCEFSPCHVGPCQNDGTCSVSGSTYSCACTPGYYGTDCEFSPCHVGPCQNDGTCSVSGSTYSCACTPGYYGTDCEFSPCHVGPCQNDGTCSVSGSTYSCACAPGYYGTDCEFSPCHVGPCQNDGTCSVSGSTYYCACTPGYYGTDCEFSPCHVGPCQNDGTCIVSGSTYSCACTPGYYGTDCEFSPCHVGPCQNDGTCSVSGSTYSCACTPGYYGTDCECKFNFH from the exons ATGAAGAAAAGAGAAGAGAAAAAGAAACGAAAAAGGGAAGTCAAGAAAAAAGAAggaaacaaagaaagaaaaa tttcgcCATGTCACGTGGGTCCATGTCAGAACAATGGAACATGTAGTGAATCTGGGTCAACTTATTCTTGCGCATGTCCACTCGGATATTACGGAACGGACTGCGAGT tttcgCCATGTCACGTGGGTCCATGTCAGAACAATGGAACATGTAGTGTATCTGGGTCAACTTATTCTTGTGCATGTCCACTCGGATATTACGGAACGGACTGCGAGT TTTCGCCATGTCACGTGGGTCCATGTCAGAACGATGGAACATGTAGTGTATCTGGGTCAACTTATTCTTGCGCATGTACACCTGGATATTACGGAACAGACTGCGAGT tttCGCCATGTCACGTGGGTCCATGTCAGAACGATGGAACATGTAGTGTATCTGGGTCAACTTATTCTTGCGCATGTACACCTGGATATTACGGAACGGACTGCGAGT tttCGCCATGTCACGTGGGTCCATGTCAGAACGATGGAACATGTAGTGTATCTGGGTCAACTTATTCTTGCGCATGTACACCTGGATATTACGGAACGGACTGCGAGT TTTCGCCATGTCACGTGGGTCCATGTCAGAACGATGGAACATGTAGTGTATCTGGGTCAACTTATTCTTGCGCATGTGCACCTGGATATTACGGAACGGACTGCGAGT TTTCGCCATGTCACGTGGGTCCATGTCAGAACGATGGAACATGTAGTGTATCTGGGTCAACTTATTATTGCGCATGTACACCTGGATATTACGGAACGGACTGCGAGT TTTCGCCTTGTCACGTGGGTCCATGTCAGAACGATGGAACATGTATTGTATCTGGGTCAACTTATTCTTGCGCATGTACACCTGGATATTACGGAACAGACTGCGAGT TTTCGCCATGTCACGTGGGTCCATGTCAGAACGATGGAACATGTAGTGTATCTGGGTCAACTTATTCTTGCGCGTGTACACCTGGATATTACGGAACGGACTGCGAGTGTAAgttcaattttcattaa